In Streptomyces sp. NBC_00433, a single genomic region encodes these proteins:
- a CDS encoding bifunctional [glutamine synthetase] adenylyltransferase/[glutamine synthetase]-adenylyl-L-tyrosine phosphorylase, whose protein sequence is MQGRRSTTFTRLLRHGFTDPAAAERLLDVPELWAVRSDPVLLEALGATADPDLALLGLVRLAEALDEGERRALLDTVTTAKPLRDRLLGVLGASEALGDHLARHPADWHALVTYEAADLHPGIAEFERGLAAATDPDALRAAYRRCLLGIAARDVCGTSDLVLTAAELADLATATLRGALAIAASEAPQDAAAARLAVIGMGKCGGHELNYVSDVDVIFVAEPAEGVEENEAVKAATRLAARMMRVCSDTTVEGTIWPVDANLRPEGKNGPLVRTLSSHLAYYARWAKTWEFQALLKARPVAGDPALGAEYVAAIRPLVWQAAEREHFVTDVQQMRRRVVDNIPAAQVERELKLGPGGLRDVEFAVQLLQLVHGRTDPSLRSPTTLTALAELAAGGYVGRADAAALDVAYRFLRLMEHRIQLHKMRRTHLVPDDEAGLRRLGRGLGFRSEPVANLTREWKRHAMEVRRLHEKLFYRPLLESVAQLGTDDVRLSTDAARQRLQALGYADPAAAMRHLEALASGVSRKAAIQRTLLPVLLGWFADSADPDAGLLGFRKVSDALGMTPWYLRLLRDEGAAAQRLARVLSSGRMAPDLLLRAPEAVAVLGSVDGGLVPRDHDSLEQEVLAAVGRAEGPEQAIAAVRGVRRRELFRTAAADLIDTYGDDVEADGDRVDPAELTDRVGCAVFGLTSATVAGALRAAAKAVTGNDAHRLPTRFAVIGMGRFGGRELAYGSDADVLFVHEPREGVDQEEAGRAALAVADEMRRLLQIPTADPPLLVDADLRPEGKSGPLVRSLASYAAYYRRWSLTWESQALLRATPVAGDKGLGARFVELIDPLRYPEGGLDDEAVREIRRLKARMESERLPRGADRTTHAKLGRGGLSDVEWTVQLLQLQHAGQVPELRTTGTRQALAAAARAGLLEAADAAVLDEAWVLATRVRNAVMLVRGRPGDTFPGDGRELAAVGRYLGFAPGHVGDMLEDYRRRTRRARAVVERLFYQG, encoded by the coding sequence ATGCAAGGCCGACGCAGCACGACATTCACCCGGCTGCTCCGGCACGGCTTCACGGACCCCGCCGCGGCCGAGCGGCTGCTCGACGTGCCGGAGCTGTGGGCCGTACGGTCCGACCCCGTCCTGCTTGAGGCGCTCGGCGCGACCGCCGACCCCGACCTGGCGCTGCTCGGGCTCGTCAGGCTCGCCGAGGCGCTGGACGAGGGCGAGCGGCGGGCGCTGCTCGACACCGTGACGACGGCCAAGCCGCTGCGCGACCGGCTGCTGGGGGTGCTGGGCGCCTCGGAGGCGCTGGGGGACCACCTGGCCAGGCACCCGGCGGACTGGCATGCGCTGGTCACCTACGAGGCCGCCGACCTGCACCCCGGGATCGCCGAGTTCGAGCGCGGGCTGGCGGCCGCGACCGATCCGGACGCGCTGCGCGCCGCCTACCGGCGGTGCCTGCTGGGGATAGCGGCCCGGGACGTGTGCGGCACGAGCGACCTGGTGCTTACGGCCGCCGAGCTGGCCGACCTGGCGACGGCGACCTTGCGCGGGGCCCTGGCCATCGCGGCGTCCGAGGCGCCGCAGGACGCCGCCGCGGCCCGCCTCGCGGTGATCGGCATGGGCAAATGCGGCGGCCACGAGCTGAACTACGTCTCCGACGTCGATGTGATCTTCGTGGCGGAGCCCGCCGAGGGCGTCGAGGAGAACGAGGCGGTCAAGGCCGCGACGCGGCTCGCCGCCCGGATGATGCGGGTGTGCTCGGACACCACCGTCGAGGGCACGATCTGGCCGGTCGACGCGAACCTGCGGCCCGAGGGCAAGAACGGCCCGCTGGTGCGCACCCTGTCCAGCCATCTCGCGTACTACGCCAGATGGGCGAAGACCTGGGAATTCCAGGCGCTGCTCAAGGCCCGCCCGGTCGCCGGCGACCCGGCGCTCGGCGCGGAATACGTCGCCGCGATCCGCCCGCTGGTCTGGCAGGCCGCCGAGCGCGAGCACTTCGTCACCGACGTGCAGCAGATGCGCCGCCGGGTGGTGGACAACATCCCGGCGGCCCAGGTGGAGCGGGAGCTGAAGCTCGGACCCGGCGGACTGCGGGACGTCGAGTTCGCGGTGCAGCTGCTGCAACTGGTGCACGGCCGCACCGACCCCTCGCTGCGCAGCCCCACCACCCTGACCGCGCTGGCCGAGCTGGCCGCCGGCGGCTACGTGGGCCGGGCCGACGCCGCCGCGCTGGACGTCGCCTACCGCTTCCTGCGGCTCATGGAGCACCGCATCCAGCTGCACAAGATGCGCCGCACCCACCTCGTACCCGACGACGAGGCGGGCCTGCGCCGCCTCGGCCGGGGCCTGGGCTTCCGCTCCGAGCCGGTCGCGAACCTCACCAGGGAGTGGAAGCGGCACGCCATGGAGGTGCGCCGGCTGCACGAGAAGCTGTTCTACCGGCCGCTGCTCGAATCCGTCGCCCAGCTCGGCACCGACGACGTCCGGCTGAGCACCGACGCGGCCCGGCAGCGCCTCCAGGCCCTCGGATACGCCGATCCGGCCGCCGCGATGCGCCACCTGGAGGCGCTGGCCAGCGGGGTGAGCCGCAAGGCGGCGATCCAGCGCACCCTGCTGCCGGTGCTGCTCGGCTGGTTCGCGGACTCCGCCGACCCCGACGCGGGCCTGCTGGGCTTCCGCAAGGTCTCCGACGCGCTCGGCATGACGCCCTGGTATCTGCGGCTGCTGCGTGACGAGGGGGCCGCGGCCCAGCGGCTCGCCCGGGTGCTCTCGTCCGGGCGGATGGCCCCCGACCTGCTGCTGCGCGCCCCCGAGGCGGTCGCGGTGCTCGGCTCGGTCGACGGGGGCCTGGTGCCGCGCGACCACGACAGCCTCGAACAGGAGGTGCTGGCCGCGGTGGGCCGCGCGGAGGGGCCGGAGCAGGCCATCGCCGCGGTCCGCGGGGTGCGCAGGCGGGAGCTGTTCCGCACGGCGGCGGCCGACCTCATCGACACCTACGGCGACGACGTCGAGGCGGACGGGGACCGCGTCGACCCGGCGGAGCTGACCGACCGGGTCGGCTGCGCCGTCTTCGGCCTGACCTCGGCGACTGTCGCCGGCGCCCTGCGCGCCGCGGCCAAGGCGGTGACCGGCAACGACGCGCACCGGCTGCCGACCCGCTTCGCGGTGATCGGCATGGGCCGCTTCGGCGGCCGGGAGCTGGCCTACGGCTCGGACGCCGACGTGCTCTTCGTGCACGAGCCGCGCGAAGGGGTGGACCAGGAGGAGGCGGGCCGGGCCGCGCTCGCGGTGGCGGACGAGATGCGCAGGCTGCTGCAGATCCCCACCGCCGACCCGCCGCTGCTGGTCGACGCCGACCTGCGCCCCGAGGGCAAGAGCGGCCCGCTGGTGCGCAGCCTCGCCTCCTACGCGGCCTACTACCGCAGGTGGTCGCTGACGTGGGAGAGCCAGGCGCTGCTGCGGGCGACCCCGGTGGCCGGCGACAAGGGCCTCGGGGCGCGCTTCGTGGAGCTGATCGACCCGCTGCGCTATCCGGAGGGCGGCCTGGACGACGAGGCGGTACGCGAGATCCGCCGCCTCAAGGCGCGGATGGAGTCCGAGCGGCTGCCGCGCGGCGCCGACCGCACCACCCACGCGAAACTGGGCCGCGGCGGCCTGTCCGACGTCGAGTGGACCGTGCAGCTGCTCCAGCTCCAGCACGCCGGCCAGGTGCCCGAGCTGCGGACCACCGGCACCCGGCAAGCGCTGGCCGCCGCGGCGCGGGCGGGCCTGCTGGAAGCGGCGGACGCGGCCGTCCTCGACGAGGCCTGGGTGCTGGCCACCCGGGTGCGCAACGCGGTGATGCTGGTACGCGGCCGGCCCGGCGACACCTTCCCCGGCGACGGGCGCGAGCTGGCCGCGGTGGGCCGCTACCTCGGTTTCGCCCCCGGCCACGTCGGCGACATGCTGGAGGACTACCGGCGGCGTACGCGGCGGGCCAGGGCAGTGGTGGAGCGGCTGTTCTACCAGGGGTGA
- a CDS encoding phosphatase PAP2 family protein — MGEPTAKTANTTSGRSAAPQRSTGSHVSDGADSAGRLALARTLLERVRTPRRPRLWFEVLLIGFSYSLYSQIRNAVPQKQAIALRHADAIWAFEHHLGLAIERSVNHGVNSVTWLIVGMNYYYATLHFIVTIGVLIWLYVRHPGRYGPARLVVFLTTWVALIGFWAYPLAPPRLMVGGNFIDTVMLHHTWGSLSRGSLAQVSNQYAAMPSMHIGWSLWCGITIVTLAKPLWARILGGLYPVATLLVIVATGNHFWMDAVGGALCLAIGYTVAYLIYGRWVYSLPKYASGALALEEHARTVEN; from the coding sequence ATGGGGGAACCGACTGCGAAGACCGCGAACACGACAAGCGGCCGTTCCGCCGCACCGCAGCGCTCCACCGGTTCCCATGTTTCCGATGGAGCGGACAGCGCCGGCCGGCTGGCGCTGGCCCGTACGCTGCTGGAGAGAGTGCGCACCCCACGACGCCCGAGGCTGTGGTTCGAGGTCCTGCTGATCGGCTTCAGCTACTCCCTGTATTCGCAGATCAGGAACGCGGTGCCGCAGAAGCAGGCGATCGCGCTGCGGCACGCCGACGCGATCTGGGCGTTCGAGCACCATCTGGGCCTCGCCATCGAGCGCAGCGTCAACCACGGCGTGAATTCCGTGACGTGGCTGATCGTGGGGATGAACTACTACTACGCCACGCTGCATTTCATAGTGACCATCGGCGTGTTGATATGGCTCTACGTCCGCCACCCCGGGCGCTACGGCCCGGCCCGGCTGGTGGTCTTCCTGACCACCTGGGTGGCGCTGATCGGCTTCTGGGCGTATCCGCTGGCACCGCCGCGGCTGATGGTCGGCGGCAACTTCATCGACACGGTGATGCTGCACCACACCTGGGGTTCGCTGTCGCGGGGCAGCCTGGCGCAGGTGTCCAACCAGTACGCGGCCATGCCGTCGATGCACATCGGCTGGTCGCTGTGGTGCGGCATCACCATCGTGACGCTGGCGAAACCGCTGTGGGCCCGTATCCTCGGCGGGCTCTATCCGGTGGCGACGCTGCTGGTGATCGTCGCCACCGGCAACCACTTCTGGATGGACGCGGTCGGCGGCGCGCTGTGCCTGGCCATCGGCTACACGGTGGCGTACCTGATCTACGGCCGCTGGGTGTACTCCCTGCCGAAGTACGCGTCGGGTGCGCTGGCGCTCGAAGAGCACGCCAGGACCGTGGAGAACTGA